TTAGTATGGTGAACAATAACACTATCGTTGGACTGATAGAGTAGTAGATATAGTGATTTTAGGGTAAGTCACATTCTTATTTGGTTGGgcgattttcaatttattttgtatcacTTGTGTATATAGATACACAAACACACATATGTATCTCTTCAAAGTTGTCCACTCATCTGCcatatataaatacattgaTACACTTATATCTCCTCAAAACTATTCACTCATTTGCAAtagataaacaaaaatatagaTACACATATGTATCTCTTAATAGTTAACCACTAGTCTAACATAGATACACTTATACATAGATATACATATGTATCTCTTAAAAGTTAACCTTTCGTCTAACATAGATACACTTATACATAGATATATACGTATGTATCTCTTAAGAGTTAACGACTCGTCtaatacatagatatatatgtatCTCTTAAAAGTTAACCTTTCGTCTAACATAGATACACTTatacatagatatatacatatgtatctCTTAGAAGTTAACCACTCGTCTAACATAGATACACTTATAAATAGATGTACATACATATGTATCTCCTCAAAGTTGCACTCTAATTTCCCATAGATGCACAAACACATATAGTCCCTTAGTAAAGCGAGAGAGGGGGGAGAGTGGCGAATTTGCTAGGAAATCTTGTTGAGTtgtgtaatttttttagaactatAAATAGTTTGAGTAGATATACTAGCTATGCttgatatatttatgtaatttttcatgtataattttcacttaattgtttttgttgtatgtTTGACAGAGTATACCAGAGTCTTTAACAGCAAGACTACTTAACTTGGTTGAGTTAGATATGCACTCAAATCAGCTCAACTCCATTCCTAACTCAATAGGTTGCTTATCAAAGCTCAAACTTCTCAACATTTCTGGGAATCTCCTTCTTTCGCTCCCTAAAACTATCGAGAATTGCAGGTTAGTCATCAAAACACTTCTAATGTCAATGCAGCCAGAGTCGCTAAAGCCTTTAGTGACATTTATACAGAATGTTGGTTATAACTTATCACATATTTGAGCATAAGTATAACCTAATTTCTTCTTACTTGCAGAGCATTGGAAGAGTTGAATGCCAATTTCAATATGCTTACTCATTTACCGGACACGATTGGATTTGAGCTCATAAATCTGAAGAAGCTATgcataaattcaaataaaatagcACATCTTCCTTACTCCACCTCCCACTTGACTAACCTTCGCGTGTTAGATGCTAGGCTAAACTGCCTTAGATCACTCCCCGATGATCTTGAAAACCTAATCAACCTTGAAATCCTCAACGTTAGCCAAAATTTTCAGTACCTATCAAAGTTGCCCTATTCAGTAGGTTTTCTCATTTCTCTACACGAACTAGATGTTAGTTACAACAAAATTACTGAATTACCAGATTCCATCGGATGCTTGAAGAAGCTCCAAAAGCTAAGTGTTGAAGGCAACCGCCTTGTTTCTCCTCCACCGGAGGTAGTGGAGCAAGGGATACGTGCAGTTAAGCAATACTTGTGTGAAAAGATCAACGGTATGCATGACAAGTCCCCTAAGAAGAAGTCATGGTTTGGAAAGTTAGCAAGATGTAGCACATTTAGTGGTGCTAACATACCAAGAGATGACTTTGGTGTTCCAAACAATCGCACTATCGATGCAATTGCCTCACCAAGATTTATAGCCATGCTTTCTCCTCGTCGTCTTCTATCTCCAAAAACCTACTTctccaaataaagaaaaaatgcaACTTGCTTGGAGATATCATAGTGTGTTAGCTCTTAGTTTGTTTTCTTTTACGTTTTGAAATCGTGCAAATGTGTGCTTAGATCAAGTTGTACATTATGTCCTGTAGAATTTGTTGTCTTTGAGATTGTACAGATCATTTTCATAGATGAACAATGCTCATTAGAGGTATGAATTTACTCAAGCGTCACAGAGTGTTTATATCAAACCAATATTAATAATTACATCGAATCAATTTACTAGTGTAACATGTGTTTTATATCACATAATTGCAAAAACAGAACCATTAAGAAAGCCCCAAAAACAGAACAAGACTCTTagaaaacaaacataaaaaacgGAAAAAACTTCCTTGAAACATCACGAATCATGTCATTCATCCCTGAAAGTAACAAATTATGAATTAGTATTGTGTACTTGCGATTCATTTCTTTGCAAATCCGATTCACTTCTCCTATTAAACGACCATTCTCTAATGGTAGACAAAACTGGCTTCCATGCTCGCGATTTATTTGATCTTTCTCCAAATTTGCTTGAAATTGTGTTAGTTGCACCACTTTTAGCTATGCAACTAAGTTTTCTAGCTATTGGAACTAAATCCATTGGAGAAACACTTGATTGAAATAAGGATTTAGgcaataaatagtaaatatgacCTTGTTCTAACTTAGTGTCAGGGTTGAGAGGCTTTGAGGCAGCAGATAAAAGTTGAGCATGAGTGAAGACAAAGTGTTTTTGAGATTTGGCCATGAGTTCATGCACACTAATTGGATGATCAAAATCTTCTACATGACCATTTAAATGTACAACTCTAATAGTCTTTATTATATCACAAGATTTGGGAGAAAAACAACAATATGTTATTTTGATGTACATATTGTTTTTTCTCTCTAGCTAGTGTGTAAAAGGGCTCCCAAAAAAGATGTCCTTTTATACAAGGGGAAAGATGGTGCTCAAACCGGGTTTGTGGTGTGGTAGTGGGATTGCTTCACCCTAAACCGGACCTCTCGGGTTCGAGTTCTGGGTATGGAGAAAACTCTTATTGGAAGTGTCACCCCCGAATAACCCCTGCCGTGCATAATCCGAATTTAATCTTAACTCCAATGCAGACTCGAAATATCGAGtgggaaataaaaaaaagtgaaggtGGGAAGAGTTGTGGACATAGATGATGAGAACAAGCTATTTAAATTAGGAACTTTTTATTTGCTTCAGGGCTTACGTGGGGTTTTCAATAGGAATTTCTTAAGATTTAAGGTTCGAATAAGAGACTTTTGATTAAAGATAAAACAGTCTCGTCACTACTGTAATACACATTGTGACATTGATAgctaaatattattattaaccttcaatatattatatttttccttaACCATACactattttgaagaaaaatatatggCGTAGTCTTGGGGGTTGACGGAgtcaagagaaaaaaaaatacaaatatggaaTCATTATTGTGATAGTCAATACAAAAATGGAATCGTTATTGTGATAGTCAATATTGGGACGCCACTTCATATATCGCTTtagaatttaagttatatattatatgtatatattgttttttaatactaataatgaataataatttataataacatactttattaattttaatttatgtaaaatatttgactgaatataaaatttaacaaaataaatgatgattttgcTAACTTATGATCTTTTATAATTCATTATAGATATTTGTGTTGCAAAAAATTATCTCATTGAAGTTGTTTAAAAAGTGGTAGTCACCCATCGTATGTCCTTAGGATTATGACATTTATATTACTCCAAAACTATGGAAAATAGGTCTCCCCTTGACTagtaaaaaggagaaaaaatgtGATATTTTATTTGGATATAGTTGAAACTTGGAAGGTCCAAAACCAAAAATTACGATAGGATGTTAGGTAGGCAATTCACCAAAATGTGATAAAGAGGTTGAAAGACCTTGACTCTCAAGAGGAAGACTTTGACTAAAAATAGTGGTTTGGTAGATTGtattggaaaaaataataattatattagttTGGTGTATTATAGTTTTTGTATTTGGTTCTTTGTATAACTAATGtttgtattagtaatacactctATTGTGTATTGAAGTGTATTATTATTTCATGGATTTCTATGCATTAATAATGCAATGAGttctaatgcatgcattagcatTGTTAAAGATGTAATTGTCCCTCAAAAACTTTTTCACATCTTTTCACTATATTTGTGGAGGATATTTCATGTTATTTTTAGTACACCAATTAAACATTGCATAAGAAGAGCCCGTTTGGATGGACTTAAAAAAAGTAACTTTTAAGGAGCCGTTTGGTAGgatgtattaattaaaatagtccTTGGATTAAAATTTAACCCCCCTAATACAATGTTTGGTTACCCAATTCAACTCAAACATACCTAATACATGGATAACTTAATACATCATATTTGGTCTTATCTAATACCAAGGATACCTAGGGATTACTAATCCAAGGTTTACTAATACTTGGACAAGAAAACGAAATGACTGAATTGCCCCTCAATTTCTCTATATATCCTTTAGAATTGGTAAATAATTCACGCTACTCTACTTTTTGGCgcctttcctttttctttcgCGGTCTTTTCTCGTCTTTGGCTATGGAGAAGGCATAGCGTGTAGGGTTAATTTCTGAACAACATCGTCACTATTAGCTGTGTAAGGTTTATACACgtttgaacttttttcttttcttcttttcttttgttcttgtcCCAAATGGTTGTAAATAGGTGAATTGAAATGTCCTTGCAAATTAATTAGTATTTTGTGGGTTGAAAGTTTCTGAACAACATCATCACCATTAGTATTTATGCTTAAAATTTAAAGGTTTCTGTTCATATTGTGCGTATTGATTTTGtctaatttttatgaaaaacttaGGTGTTATTATGGATCTTCAACGTCTTTCGAGTACTGATTATGTTATTCTTGAGGCGATAATGTGCCAACAATTTCTTGTAGTCTTTATTTGCCTTTTTATGGCTATTCATGGTCATTCACTAACAAGGCAATACAGAAATGTGCATGAGATTAGGTACCGTATGAGTGTTCGAATACCAAAAGTAATTTCTCActtaaattgtattataaatgatagTGATATTATATGTATTGACAAGTTAAGAATGGATAGAAATGCCTTTCATAATTTAGTTTTATTAACTAAGGATGTCGGAAGTTTGACTGATGGTAAGTATATGTCAAGAAGTGAAAAGCTAGCAATGTTCTTAAACATCTTGGCTCATCACGAGAAGAATAGATCTATCAAGGTCGATTATATTAGATCTGGATGGAGCGTAAGTCAAGCTTTTAATGAGTGCTTGAGAGCTATACTCAAACTAACTCCACTGTTCCTTGTCAATCCTTAATCGATCCTTGAAAATGAGATTGAAGATCGATGGAAATGGTTTAAGGTAGGTGAGATTAATTTTAGTATCTGTTTATGATTGAATAATGTAATTTACTAAGAATTCGTTCTAGTACGAGGtaactctatattttttatagGGTTGTTTAGGTGCACTAGATGGTACTTACATTCACATTAGAGTTCCATCTGTGTACAAACCAAGATACAGGACAAGGAAGGGAGATATAGCTACTAATGTATTGGGAGTTTGTGATAGAAATCTCAATTTTACTTATGTGTTACCTGGTTGGGAAGGATCAGCTGCTGATGGTCGTGTATTGCGAGACGCTGTAGTGCGGCGCAATGGTTTAAAAATTCCTGAGGGTATGCCATGTACATATGCATATAAGAACACAAAAAGAATGATGTATCTAattttttgagaaggtaactGTACATGAAAAGAATAGAAAAGTAactaaattttatgtttatattataggtaattattatttatgtgatGGAGGATATACAAATGGAAAAGGTTTTCTTTCACCTTATCAAGGATTAGATATTGGTTAAGGGATTGGCAAGGTGACAACCCCCCACCTCGATGTCGAGAAGAACTTTTTAATATGAAGCATGCCAGGGCTTGTAATGTTATCGAAAGGGCGTTTGGTCTCTTGAAAGGGCGTTGGGGAATTCTTAGGAGTTCTTCGTGGTACTCTGTTAAAGTTCATAACAGAATTATAAGCGCTTGTTGTTTGATTCACAACTACATCCATAGAGAGATGGATGTGGATCCTTTAGACATGGATATGGAAGAACAAGTTGAGAATCAACCTGAACATATTGATCTTGTTGAATCGTCTGAAGAGTGGACCACTTGGAGGGATGAGTTGGCTCAATCAATGTGGAATGCAAGATCTAATCTGTGATGACatgttaagtttttttttttgcgatGAATTTAGCTAGCTTGGACTTTAAGGTCAGTTTTTGTGTTTTAGATTTTATACTAGTTAATTAGGAATCTTGAATCCTTTTTGTAACTTTTGGAATCTGTTGTTATGAAATTTGTGATTTtcttaatatgttataattattactCTTCATCACTTCCTCTAATAGTAAAATTTGACTTTATTTTACAACTCCAATCTCCTAAAACTAAAAGAACCCTGCAAGACTAGTGCAGATTATAATTTCTGAAAGTTGATAGAGGAAATAAAAACTAAATGATGAGTATGCACATGTATAGAAAAGAATTAGTATTGTTCTTCCTATCTTTGATTTGCAGCAACCATGAAGATGGTCATTAGAGAAAGGAACAAATTGATAATGTCTACATGCAAGACTATAGAGAAAGGAATTTACCTATGTATTGTAGACAATGTATCTACTTGAAGCTAGTCCGTTTCTCGATCTAATTCCACTTATGAATGTTTGCATGAACACCTGTGAATGCAATATCTTTTAAGCTTCTAATATGGAGAGCCTAATGCTTTCTGAATATATCAGTTTCTCCTACATTCTGTTTTTTATATAAAGTTTTCTAGAAACAGTTCTTGATTTCATGACAAGGTTATAGATTTGTTCAACTATTCTATGTGTgcattattgttattatcattattattttcttcctattcatttttataatcTATTCCACAAGAATATAAATGCCAAATGAGCAGTCAAACATCTTCCCACACATCAAAAAGATCAAGAAATTCAACTCCTTCGACTAGAAGGACATGGACTGCAGCAGAAGAACGAACTCTTATAGATGGATTAAAAGAGTTATGTGTTGATGGTTGGAGAGGTGATAATGGAACCTTCAAGCCTGGATACCTAAAGGaattagaattttatttatgtgaacATCATCCTAACAGCGGATTAAAAGGTGAACCACATGTCTTATCTAAAATAAGATATTGGAAGAAATGTTACGCAAATATAGCTATGCTAAAGAGCCGAAGTGGATTGGGATTTCAATACAGTGATGGAGCTATAATAGTTGATGATCCCAAATTTTGAGATGACTTTCTTAAGGTAAATAATACTTTATTAAAGTTATTATTAGTATAAGTATTCGTGCATTAGTATCAACCCAAACATAGCGAGAGATTTTTAGTTGTTCATGATTAtagttatgtatttatatatgtgtTCTGAAAGAGTTATTAACTGAGTTATACTATGTtgctttgttttattttgtgattgttttctaGGTTGATCCAAATGCCAAAAACATGAATACGAAAAAATGGCCGATGTTTGTGGATTGGGAGGAAATCTTTGGCAAGGATAGAGCAATAGGGGAATTTGCAGAAGGCCCATTAGATGCTGTTGAAGATATTCAAAGGAGTCAATCCTCAGTAATGTTTAACGATATGAGTTTGGGATTTTCTATTGATCTTGATGGCGATGAAGAAGCTGGTTCTAGTCATAGACCTAATGTGACTAAGGGAGAAGCTGGAAATGCTACTGGAGCTACTACATTTCCTAAAGCATTTCAAAATGAAAGTGCTGAAGCATTTGAACCTGAAGAAGCTGGATCTCAACAAACCAATAAACAAGGTGAGTATACCAAAAGGTCGTCTAATGTCAATGAAAAGGAGAaatgcaagaaaagaaaaaagatcccGGAGAATGATTCTGAGATATTTCTTAAGGGTATGGTTGAGGTTTTAAAAAACTTTACTGACAGCCAAGACAAATGAATGGGTGCCTTGATTGACAAGATTGGAAATCGTGACCAATCTGATCTTCGTGATCAAATTTATTCCATCATTGAATCATCTATGTTTGAGTTGTACTCCACAGAGCAACGCATCAAAGCAACAATGATTCTCTGTGATGACGTCAAAAAGATGGAATTATTTATACGCATGGGTGAACTTGAGCGTCAAACTATGATGTTTATGATGATCAATGATAAACTTTGAAGTATGGTAGACTTCAAGATAAGTGGAAAGTTCATTTTGCTAGTTTTGCTTAATTGAAGACCTTTAAATATTTGAGTGTAGTGTCACTTTTTGATACCTCGAATTATGTCCTATATTGAAAATGATTGGCGTAAGACGGACACGAGGACAGTAGCTTTTGTGTAACTAGAATCTATGGAAACACTTGAATGTGGTGTAACTTGTGATAAACTCAAAATCATGTATGTAAATGTGTTTATTTGACTTGCTTTTGTCAATTGATGTACATGATTCTCGCTTCtccttttctccttttctcAGTATATATTGAAATGTGAAATGTGTTGTGAATGGATGTTGGATATGTGTATTCCTTCTTTTGTGTTGTACTTTGTTCCTTCTTTTCCGTTGTTGTTCTTCACTTCAAAGTCAAGCTGATATAAGTGAGCACGAGTTGTTTGGCCTTCTGCATTTGCTCACTGCACTTATTTTGAGTTGTTATTTAATTTCCATTTCACTTTAGTATATAACCGAATGCACACCCCTAATTAACACGCCTTGGCTACGTGTCACGAAGTAACGATGTTCGTGTCAGTCACTTTCTCAAGTCAAAAAAAGTGATTTTCAGATATCTTAAGAGCAAAGATAAAGGAAGAGTCTTTCGATGAAAGCAATAGAGAaggtaataataatagtataaagGACAAAAGGGCATTTTTTTTGGCTTAAGAAGAAGGAATTGAAATTCACAACAACAGATGAGAGTGATTCGAAGTAGAGCAATACTGATAGTACTTTTTCTGCAGTGAAGACAGGAACTCCTGCTCAAGCTCGTCCATTCGGACAAAACTGACACTTTGACGTGCAGCCAAAATAGACTTTGGATTCATCTTGAAACTGCTGAAAGAAACCTCAAACCTGCGAAAAGGGGttcgttttttatttttgcagcATTGTCTATGATAGAATAGCAAAGAAAATGTTTGAAGTTTTATACAGGCTTGCAACTTCTTACTACCAGCCATTTATTCTGCTTTCATCAAAGTGATACGATGTGTTCGTATTCAAGTCATATCAGTAGCCTTCCTTCCTTACTATTGTATGATGCTTCTGGTCTATTCTAGGCATAAGCTTGAATTCCATTACAAAGTTATCCAAATTTTCTTAAAGTTAGTTATTACTGGCACTTGCAAGATGTTATTTCGGTGCAACTTAAGAACTAGGAGAAGAATTGGGAAGTTGCATATTTGTTATCCATCAAATTCTAAAGGCTAATTTGGTTTATGACAAATGAAGGTTTACAGTGTTCAATATTTGATTTAGAGACAATGTAGCAGGAAAGCTTCAGGTGGCTTGTTCAGGTTGCTTAATTTTGCTAACTTTATATGAAGTTGTGATCAAACTATATTTCTTTTAGCATTAGAAACTTCTGTTGTTGTCCACCCTACTTGaactttagttttattttatattttcttgttttcttaaGAGAAGAGGGAGGTACGCATTGGTCGGGATACTTAAAATAATGCCTTCTCTATTTATGACTTGAGGTTTCCTCAAGTGAATTAAGTTTGTTAAGCACTTCATATTCAAGTTGTAAAAGTAATAGATATGGTAATTACATGAAATAGataacataataattcaagggtaaaattggaaaaaagttattttttaggAGTTTTAAGCCAAACACAAGATTTGAATAAGCAATAAACCAAACATTggataaaaaataatctctgCATTGCTAATCCCCGCAGTgctaatccctgcattactaatccatgcattactaatccctgcattaaTCCTTATTGTACCAAACGACTCctaaaagtacttttgaaagtgctgaaacttatttttgaaataagtagttatgtgtttggataaaagtgctaaagttaaaaaaaaaaagttgttgatgtgttagGCAAATAAGTGTTGGTAAACacttttttatatcaaaatgtctgaaacacccttaaaagttgttaacatgataaaaattgattaatttaaggtttttatacttaaaaaaatgaaacaaaattaatttatattttacattcatAAGTAATTATATATTGCTATCATTAACATATTTCTtaattatcacaaattatttataaataataataataaataataataataataataataataatataacaatatgataataataataataataatagtatgatactaataataataatataataataataattataatagtaataataataatgataatatataataataataaataataataataaataaaataatactaatataataataataataataaaataataggaaaataatcataataatatataataataataataatatatataaataataataataataataaataatagtaaaataaataatattaataaaaataaaatattaataataataataataatatataataataaaaaagaataataaataaataataattaaaaataataaaatattaataatacaaattattataattataataataatataataaaataataataataacaataataaataataataataattataagaaaaaagattttttaaaaaaagaattaagggTAAAAAGGAAATATACATGGTCAatataaaatgacttttaagttgaaaaaaaaaagcacccctcaTCAAGCTTTTGGCTTTTGgattaaaataagtcatttttgacttaaaataagtcacttGATAATTGTCAAACActctaataagtcaaaaactgacttttaagtcagtttgaccagttTTTAAGCTCATCCAAACAGACTCGAAAAATCTTAGCATTAGTAATGCAAGTATAACTAATACAAGTATAATGCAAATATTATTAATACACTatggggtcgtttggtagagtgtataagaataatgcaaaatagggtgtattagtaatgcttgcattagtagTGCTTGCATTATTAATACTTGCATTAGTTATgcaatcattattttttatacactGTTTGGTTTGATGTATTAGAAAAAACAAATCTTGCATAATTTCTATTTAAAAAGTGTATGTTTAGAAAAATACTCTTtacactttatttatttttacacttCCTTTGCAACAAGGTTCTTtgttaaaacatcaaaaaagaTTTCTTTGCTAAAACATTATTTGTtcctattcttcttctttttctaatataaaattaaaaaattgttactacattaaaaataagatttaaaaagaacaagaagaagaagatgtcaAACATCTTCACAATTTTGCCACCATACGTCCAAAAGATCAACTTATTCATACTAGGCAACTCAAATAGAGGAAGTAATGTcctcttatttatatttttttatttgttgatataTCAAACTCTTGTATACGATCCattgtctttttcttaaaaaggaaaaatgaaaaagagaaaggCTGCATGGTCTTCTGGTAACTTTTTGTGACAATTCCATTTTGATTACGGTTACCATTGCACTTAAACTTTACAAAGGAgatttttcgaactatttataaaaaaaataaaaacctaattacataaggactctatttgcttggaaatctgtcaaaacgcggctgggtcgacggacatcgcgacggatcgtcgtggtcacgacggaccgtcatggactccgtcgtcccatacttgttcaatttcttctgctgctctcttcattatcctcgacgacagatatgacggatcgtcacaggcacaacggtccgtcgagggtctccgttccaaaacacttaaactcttgaaatttgggtagtgggactacttctctgaacttcatgacgaaccagcaggacagaccgttatggatacgacggtccatcacgcaCTCCGTAAACAGGTTATTTTCAAATTCTGAATTCCAAAGTAGTTGCAGAGCCTTCGATTGAAATTCtgttctttgtatttcatggGGTTATAACATCTTATATCTAGTTTTGTGTGACCGAAAACAAAGCTAGAGGGACATAAAGTATGAAACCATGTTCTCCGTCACAATGGGACTTATCATTGAAAATAAGGTGTCCAAATAGCAAATACGATATTGATTCCATGGTCAGATGCAGTATCAAACCTTCCAAAATGAGATGAAATTTACAGTTTCCATATTCCGCCTAAATCATCTGCCACACTGTTCAAACAAATAGAAGCGAACTTCTTCACCTCTTCTATCACACACATTCATCAACTCATAAAGAAATTAACAATGAAAAACAGAGACTAGACACAGAAATACAAGACAGATTAGAAAACTGTCATAGCAGCTATATAATTGCATTTCAGAATCTCAAAAGTAAATGGCTACACTAGAATTTGAAGAGTTGTAATAACAACTATATAATTACATTTGTGCTTAGCATTGACACAAGAGTTGagatattttgataaaactttAGTTACCCAAAAAGATTTAACATGCTCATGCGCACATTAATAATTAGAAATGCCCAAAAAAGCGACTGTTGTCACACTTTGAAgtgatttcaagtaaaaattactaaactagTGTAGCCACTTATATCACAAGTTCGCAGTACTTCAAANGGAGTTAGTTTGAGAATAGCACTCAAGCATTCATTGAAAGCATGACTTACGCTCCATCCCGATCTAATATAATCAACCTTGATGGATCTATTTTTCTCATGATGAGCcaagatatttaaaaacattGCTAATTTTTCGCAACATGACATACTTTTACTATCAGTCAGACCTCCAATATCTTTAGTTAAGAGAACTAAAGTGTGAAACGCATTTCTATCCATTCTTAACTTATCGATACATACACTACCATTATCATTTATGATATAGTGTAAGTGCAAAATGATTTTCGGAACTCGAACACTCATATGATATCTAACCTCACGTCTGTTTCGACATCGTCTTCTTAGAGAATGACCATGACTAGCCATGAAAAGACAATAAATGAGAGCAAGAACTTGCTGAAACACTATCTCCAcaagaataatatattcaataccTGATAATGGTTGAAGATCCATAATAACACCTATATTTGccataaaaatatgaatgaatacATACAAAACTTTTAAACAAGTATCTATGTGTATAAATTCCTAATTTTCAACCATATAAAGAGTGAAATAGATGAGctcaaaacatattaaaaaacgAGCTAAACCTAAATTTCATCTTAAATTGTGAAAGAGATGttgaaaaatacatattttaatgaaaGACAAGACTACTAACCTTATGAAGATGAGGAAACAATGTTTGATTGagcaaaaggaagaaaaatctTCTCTTGAATTTTCTTTGAGAAAGT
This portion of the Solanum pennellii chromosome 12, SPENNV200 genome encodes:
- the LOC107005991 gene encoding uncharacterized protein LOC107005991; amino-acid sequence: MDRNAFHNLVLLTKDVGSLTDGKYMSRSEKLAMFLNILAHHEKNRSIKVDYIRSGWSGCLGALDGTYIHIRVPSVYKPRYRTRKGDIATNVLGVCDRNLNFTYVLPGWEGSAADGRVLRDAVVRRNGLKIPEGRWGILRSSSWYSVKVHNRIISACCLIHNYIHREMDVDPLDMDMEEQVENQPEHIDLVESSEEWTTWRDELAQSMWNARSNL
- the LOC114075163 gene encoding uncharacterized protein LOC114075163; this encodes MNTKKWPMFVDWEEIFGKDRAIGEFAEGPLDAVEDIQRSQSSVMFNDMSLGFSIDLDGDEEAGSSHRPNVTKGEAGNATGATTFPKAFQNESAEAFEPEEAGSQQTNKQGEYTKRSSNVNEKEKCKKRKKIPENDSEIFLKGMVEVLKNFTDSQDK
- the LOC107006657 gene encoding plant intracellular Ras-group-related LRR protein 6-like; amino-acid sequence: MKMRMELVERRGRQQQRQEEKGAFERKSSREKSTRRRMTISIVEEEEEESPKIVDLSGMSLDFIPVNPTINLGAISKLHISNNNLQSIPESLTARLLNLVELDMHSNQLNSIPNSIGCLSKLKLLNISGNLLLSLPKTIENCRALEELNANFNMLTHLPDTIGFELINLKKLCINSNKIAHLPYSTSHLTNLRVLDARLNCLRSLPDDLENLINLEILNVSQNFQYLSKLPYSVGFLISLHELDVSYNKITELPDSIGCLKKLQKLSVEGNRLVSPPPEVVEQGIRAVKQYLCEKINGMHDKSPKKKSWFGKLARCSTFSGANIPRDDFGVPNNRTIDAIASPRFIAMLSPRRLLSPKTYFSK